A portion of the Acidihalobacter yilgarnensis genome contains these proteins:
- a CDS encoding truncated hemoglobin produces the protein MEFTLNEDADKRDARTRPVRTRRPGAERIGLAAIREVVDRFYERIQCDPMLASRFATVEDWDTHKARLTHFWWVALGGPAYAPYRYRVVEKHRDIGVTRVEIERWLEIFSECVRAQLPESLATRWLHRARAMSASLAQVAGEGLV, from the coding sequence GTGGAATTCACACTGAATGAGGATGCCGATAAGCGAGATGCGCGCACACGCCCGGTTCGGACGAGGCGCCCTGGTGCCGAAAGGATCGGGCTGGCCGCGATACGTGAGGTGGTCGATCGATTCTATGAACGGATTCAATGCGATCCCATGCTTGCATCGCGCTTCGCCACCGTGGAGGACTGGGATACACACAAGGCACGGCTTACGCATTTCTGGTGGGTCGCCCTGGGTGGCCCGGCCTACGCACCTTATCGTTATCGGGTGGTGGAAAAGCATCGCGACATTGGAGTTACGCGTGTGGAAATTGAACGTTGGCTTGAAATTTTTTCCGAATGCGTGCGGGCACAATTACCGGAGTCACTGGCAACGCGCTGGTTGCATCGTGCGAGGGCGATGAGCGCTTCGCTGGCGCAGGTGGCAGGAGAGGGTTTGGTATGA
- the narJ gene encoding nitrate reductase molybdenum cofactor assembly chaperone: MLTFKVIAALLHYPDEALLAHGEDMRQVLAREKLLRRAEYDAVADFIARLCEQELLDAQSAYVDTFDRGRARSLYLFEHVHGESRDRGQAMIELLQTYRRAGFEIAVPELPDYIPLFLEFLSTQTPAQAQDWLAATGQLMQLLHARLATRGSDYAALFAPLVRLAGLDPEAADIHHQAGAETPDDTPQALDQVWQETPVTFGGPDDTCTSVHKSSDEAQPVHWHAAQTR; this comes from the coding sequence ATGCTGACATTCAAGGTCATCGCCGCCTTGCTGCATTACCCAGACGAGGCGCTGCTGGCGCACGGTGAGGACATGCGCCAAGTGCTCGCGCGAGAAAAATTGCTACGACGCGCCGAATACGACGCCGTCGCCGACTTTATCGCTCGACTGTGCGAACAGGAGCTGCTCGACGCACAGTCGGCCTACGTCGACACGTTCGACCGCGGACGCGCACGCTCGCTGTACTTGTTCGAGCATGTACATGGCGAGTCGCGCGACCGTGGTCAGGCCATGATCGAGCTGCTGCAAACCTATCGCCGGGCAGGCTTCGAAATTGCGGTGCCAGAACTGCCCGATTACATCCCGCTGTTCCTGGAATTCCTCTCGACACAAACGCCTGCGCAGGCGCAGGACTGGCTCGCTGCAACCGGGCAGCTGATGCAGCTACTGCACGCTCGCCTCGCGACGCGCGGCAGCGACTATGCGGCATTGTTCGCCCCACTCGTCCGCCTAGCCGGTCTCGACCCAGAAGCCGCAGACATCCATCACCAGGCAGGTGCCGAGACGCCTGACGATACGCCTCAGGCGCTCGACCAGGTTTGGCAGGAGACGCCAGTCACCTTCGGCGGCCCAGACGACACCTGCACCTCCGTCCACAAGTCCAGCGATGAGGCACAGCCCGTGCACTGGCACGCTGCGCAGACCCGATGA
- a CDS encoding nitrate reductase subunit alpha, with protein MSHFLDRLTFFRKVQDEFSDGHGQTTLEDRSWEKSYRQRWQHDKIVRSTHGVNCTGSCSWKIYVKDGLVTWETQQTDYPRTRPGLPNHEPRGCPRGASFSWYIYSANRLKYPMIRGRLLKLWREARASHDDPVEAWISIVENTEKANAYKTRRGLGGLVRSNWEEVNEIIAAANVYTIKKYGPDRVIGFSPIPAMSMVSYAAGSRYLSLIGGVCLSFYDWYCDLPPSSPMTWGEQTDVPESADWYNAKFIMMWGSNVPQTRTPDAHFMTEARYNGTKIAVVSPDYAEATKFADVWLAPKQGTDAALAMAMGHVILREFHLDNPNEYFIDYCRRYTDLPFLVRLDPGFKGLTPGRFLRASDFDAALGQTKHPEWKTVAFDEDSQAVIVPQGSIGFRWDESGQWNLESRAADNEREVRFRLSLIDAHDEVSEVVFPYFGGIEREHFRHTAHDDVLMRRVPVRRLRLADGQEALVATVYDLMLAHYGLDRGLNDPGVASSFDDDLPYTPAWQEHITGVDRRKVINTAREFADTAAKTRGRSMVILGAGLNHWYHMDMNYRGIINMLMLCGCVGQSGGGWAHYVGQEKLRPQTGWLPVAFALDWSRPPRHMNGTSFFYAHTDQWRYETQRVSDLVSPLVDPEDWQMSLIDCNVRAERMGWLPSAPQLARNPLTLTKEAEAAGKDPKAHVVEQLKNGHLRMSCEDPDDPVNFPRNLFVWRSNLLGSSGKGHEYFLRHLLGTRDGVQSDELGPESGAHPQDVAWHEEAPRGKLDLLVTLDFRMSTTCLYSDIILPTATWYEKDDLNTSDMHPFIHPLSEAVSPVWESRSDWSIFKGIAEKFSEVVKGHLGVEKDLVTLPLLHDTPAEMGQACDVEDWRRGDCEPIPGKTMPNIIVVERDYPATFERFTSIGPLLEKLGNGGKGIGWNTGEEVEFLGDLNGRHTEGSSRMGRPKMETAIDAAEAILSLAPETNGHVAIKAWEALSKVTGREHAHLARHKEDEKIRFRDIQAQPRKIISSPTWSGIESEEVSYNAGWTNVNELIPWRTLTGRQQFYQDHAWMLAFGEGFTTYRPPINTRDIEPLFEKRSNGNKELVLNWITPHQKWGIHSTYTDNLLMLTLSRGGPIVWLSEIDAKTAGIVDNDWIEVFNRNGALVARAVVSQRVPVGMTMMYHAQERIVNTPGSEITGERGGIHNSVTRVVPKPTHMIGGYAQLSYGFNYYGTVGSNRDEFIILRKMAKVNWLEGDDESILTQEYTR; from the coding sequence ATGAGCCATTTCCTCGATCGACTGACGTTCTTTCGCAAGGTCCAGGACGAATTTTCAGATGGCCACGGACAGACCACACTGGAAGATCGCTCATGGGAAAAATCTTACCGGCAGCGTTGGCAGCACGACAAAATCGTGCGTTCGACCCACGGCGTGAACTGCACCGGTTCCTGCAGCTGGAAGATCTATGTCAAGGATGGTCTGGTGACCTGGGAAACCCAGCAAACCGATTATCCCCGAACACGCCCAGGCCTACCCAACCACGAACCTCGCGGCTGTCCGCGCGGCGCAAGTTTCTCCTGGTATATCTACAGCGCAAACCGTCTCAAATATCCGATGATCCGTGGGCGGCTGCTCAAACTCTGGCGCGAGGCTCGCGCCAGTCATGATGACCCCGTGGAAGCCTGGATATCGATCGTCGAAAATACCGAGAAAGCCAACGCATACAAAACTCGTCGCGGCCTTGGCGGCCTGGTGCGCAGCAACTGGGAAGAGGTCAATGAAATCATCGCCGCGGCCAATGTCTACACCATCAAAAAATACGGCCCCGACCGCGTCATCGGTTTTTCGCCGATCCCCGCAATGTCGATGGTGTCGTATGCAGCTGGCAGTCGATATCTCTCGCTGATAGGCGGCGTCTGCCTCTCCTTCTATGACTGGTACTGCGACCTCCCCCCCAGCTCGCCGATGACCTGGGGCGAACAGACCGATGTCCCCGAATCAGCCGACTGGTACAACGCCAAATTCATCATGATGTGGGGGTCCAACGTCCCGCAAACCCGCACACCCGACGCCCACTTCATGACCGAGGCCCGCTACAACGGCACGAAGATCGCAGTCGTCTCACCCGATTATGCCGAAGCCACCAAATTCGCCGACGTCTGGCTCGCGCCCAAGCAAGGGACAGACGCCGCACTGGCGATGGCCATGGGTCATGTCATCCTGCGCGAATTTCACCTCGACAATCCCAACGAATATTTCATCGATTATTGCCGACGTTATACCGATCTGCCGTTTCTTGTACGCCTCGACCCAGGCTTCAAGGGCCTGACGCCCGGACGCTTCCTGCGCGCATCGGACTTCGACGCTGCCCTTGGACAAACCAAGCACCCGGAATGGAAGACCGTCGCCTTTGATGAAGATTCCCAAGCAGTGATCGTGCCGCAGGGCTCGATCGGCTTCCGCTGGGACGAAAGCGGGCAATGGAATCTCGAATCCAGGGCCGCTGACAACGAACGTGAAGTGCGCTTCCGGTTATCCCTGATTGACGCGCACGACGAAGTCAGCGAGGTGGTCTTCCCTTATTTCGGCGGGATCGAACGTGAGCATTTTCGCCACACCGCTCACGACGACGTGCTCATGCGCAGGGTTCCGGTCAGGCGCCTGCGCCTGGCTGACGGGCAGGAGGCGCTAGTGGCCACCGTCTACGACCTGATGCTGGCCCACTACGGGTTGGACCGAGGCCTGAACGACCCCGGCGTGGCCAGCAGCTTCGACGACGACCTGCCCTACACGCCCGCGTGGCAGGAGCACATTACCGGTGTCGACCGCCGCAAGGTGATCAATACCGCGCGCGAATTCGCCGATACGGCCGCCAAAACTCGCGGGCGCTCCATGGTGATTCTCGGTGCGGGGCTCAATCACTGGTATCACATGGATATGAACTACCGCGGCATCATCAACATGTTGATGCTCTGCGGTTGCGTCGGCCAGTCCGGCGGTGGCTGGGCGCATTATGTCGGCCAGGAAAAGCTGCGCCCGCAGACGGGCTGGCTGCCCGTCGCCTTCGCCCTGGATTGGTCCCGTCCACCCCGCCACATGAACGGGACCTCCTTTTTCTACGCGCACACCGATCAATGGCGCTACGAGACACAGCGCGTGTCCGATCTGGTCTCACCGCTGGTCGACCCCGAAGACTGGCAGATGAGCCTGATTGACTGCAACGTGCGCGCCGAACGCATGGGTTGGCTGCCATCCGCCCCGCAGCTCGCACGTAATCCACTCACGCTGACAAAGGAAGCCGAGGCCGCCGGCAAGGATCCCAAGGCCCATGTCGTTGAGCAACTCAAGAACGGGCATCTCCGAATGAGCTGCGAAGACCCCGACGACCCGGTCAATTTCCCACGTAACCTGTTCGTCTGGCGTTCCAATCTGCTCGGCTCCAGCGGCAAAGGCCACGAATATTTCCTGCGCCATCTACTCGGCACCCGCGACGGCGTGCAGAGCGATGAACTCGGCCCCGAGAGCGGCGCCCATCCGCAGGACGTGGCTTGGCACGAAGAAGCGCCTCGCGGCAAACTCGACCTACTGGTCACGCTAGATTTCCGCATGTCCACCACCTGCCTGTATTCGGACATCATCCTGCCCACGGCCACCTGGTATGAAAAGGACGATCTGAATACCTCGGACATGCATCCCTTCATTCATCCGCTGTCCGAGGCCGTCAGCCCCGTTTGGGAGTCGCGTAGCGACTGGAGCATCTTCAAGGGCATCGCGGAGAAATTTTCCGAGGTAGTCAAAGGCCATCTTGGCGTGGAAAAGGATCTCGTCACGCTACCGCTGCTGCACGATACCCCTGCCGAAATGGGTCAAGCATGCGATGTTGAGGATTGGCGCCGGGGCGACTGCGAACCGATCCCAGGCAAGACCATGCCGAACATCATTGTCGTGGAACGCGATTACCCAGCCACATTCGAGCGTTTCACCTCGATCGGCCCCTTGCTGGAAAAACTCGGCAATGGCGGCAAGGGCATCGGCTGGAACACCGGCGAAGAAGTCGAATTCCTCGGTGACTTGAACGGCCGCCATACCGAGGGTAGCTCGCGCATGGGGCGTCCGAAAATGGAGACCGCCATCGACGCCGCAGAGGCCATTCTCAGCCTCGCCCCGGAGACCAACGGCCACGTCGCAATCAAGGCCTGGGAGGCGCTATCCAAGGTGACCGGTCGCGAACACGCCCACCTCGCGCGGCACAAGGAAGACGAAAAAATCCGCTTTCGTGACATCCAGGCCCAGCCACGCAAGATCATTTCCTCGCCGACCTGGTCCGGCATTGAATCCGAAGAGGTCAGCTACAACGCCGGCTGGACCAATGTCAACGAGCTGATCCCGTGGCGCACGCTGACCGGGCGCCAGCAATTTTACCAAGACCACGCTTGGATGCTGGCCTTCGGCGAGGGCTTCACCACCTACCGACCACCCATCAACACGCGTGACATCGAGCCACTGTTCGAAAAACGCTCGAACGGCAACAAGGAACTGGTGCTGAACTGGATCACCCCACATCAAAAATGGGGCATCCACAGCACCTACACCGACAACCTGCTCATGCTCACGCTCTCGCGTGGCGGGCCCATCGTGTGGCTGTCCGAGATCGATGCCAAGACCGCCGGCATCGTCGACAACGACTGGATCGAGGTCTTCAACCGTAATGGTGCGTTGGTGGCACGCGCCGTGGTCTCGCAGCGCGTCCCAGTCGGCATGACCATGATGTATCACGCCCAGGAACGCATCGTGAATACGCCCGGCTCGGAAATAACCGGCGAACGCGGCGGCATTCACAATTCGGTTACCCGCGTGGTGCCCAAACCCACCCACATGATCGGCGGCTATGCCCAGCTGAGTTACGGCTTCAATTATTACGGCACGGTCGGCTCAAACCGAGATGAATTCATCATCTTGCGCAAAATGGCCAAGGTCAACTGGCTCGAAGGTGATGACGAAAGCATCCTGACACAGGAGTACACACGATGA
- a CDS encoding MFS transporter has translation MPSPKTAQAPTPIKGSAVKSLIGATVGFFIGFGAVSLFGPTAHGFIEVMQLTPAQVGFLVAIPMLTGSLLRIPFGAWVDRNGGKLPFLILLLASVIGIAGLYWMLLTLYPDHLTQAHYPWLLFFGALGGCGIATFSVGIGQVSYWYPRNSQGRALAIYAGLGNTSPGLVAIILPLIIAAGGLWMGYLVSLAIVIAGIALYVVIGFNAPYFQLRHQDVPPDQAREEAARHGQELFPAVSMFKTLRDSAMSWRTWPLVILYFTTFGGFLALTAWLPNFWQTFYHATPMAAIALTAGFSLFSSIIRVPGGSWADRFGGELVAAVALLVLLAGALLMTFSGSFWITVAGEILVGAGMGVNNAAVFKLVPLYVPDAVGGTAGWVGGLGALGGFVVPPLLGSIAERMGTIGYARGYVVYVILALISLLFTVLLYTTRKGVAIHTSPVRVAPHRVK, from the coding sequence ATGCCCTCCCCCAAAACCGCACAGGCACCCACACCCATTAAAGGCAGTGCCGTCAAATCCTTGATCGGCGCCACCGTCGGATTTTTCATCGGATTCGGCGCTGTTTCACTCTTCGGCCCTACCGCCCACGGCTTCATTGAAGTTATGCAGTTGACGCCCGCACAGGTTGGCTTCCTGGTCGCCATTCCCATGTTGACCGGGTCGCTACTGCGCATACCCTTTGGTGCCTGGGTAGACCGCAATGGCGGCAAACTGCCTTTTCTGATTCTGTTGTTGGCATCAGTCATCGGGATCGCCGGTCTGTACTGGATGCTACTGACGCTCTACCCCGACCATCTGACACAAGCCCATTACCCATGGTTACTGTTCTTCGGGGCGCTGGGCGGCTGCGGTATCGCCACGTTCTCTGTCGGTATTGGCCAAGTGTCGTACTGGTACCCGAGAAACAGCCAGGGCCGGGCACTTGCTATCTATGCCGGGCTGGGCAACACGTCGCCAGGGCTGGTTGCGATCATTCTGCCGCTGATTATCGCTGCAGGTGGATTATGGATGGGATATCTCGTTTCGCTCGCCATCGTAATCGCGGGCATCGCGCTATACGTCGTCATTGGCTTCAACGCACCTTATTTCCAATTGCGCCACCAAGACGTGCCGCCCGATCAGGCACGCGAAGAAGCCGCCAGACACGGACAGGAACTCTTCCCGGCGGTCAGTATGTTCAAAACCTTACGCGACTCGGCCATGAGCTGGCGCACCTGGCCGCTGGTGATCCTTTATTTCACCACCTTCGGCGGCTTCCTGGCATTGACTGCGTGGTTACCCAATTTTTGGCAGACTTTTTACCACGCGACACCCATGGCTGCGATCGCACTCACCGCGGGTTTTTCGCTGTTCTCTTCGATCATTCGCGTGCCCGGCGGTAGCTGGGCAGATCGCTTTGGCGGCGAGCTTGTGGCCGCCGTCGCATTGCTCGTCCTGCTCGCCGGCGCACTGCTTATGACGTTTTCCGGTAGCTTCTGGATCACCGTCGCCGGCGAAATTCTGGTCGGTGCCGGCATGGGCGTAAACAACGCTGCAGTATTCAAGCTCGTACCGCTCTACGTGCCCGATGCGGTCGGCGGCACCGCCGGCTGGGTTGGTGGTCTGGGTGCGCTCGGCGGGTTCGTCGTGCCACCGCTACTCGGCAGTATCGCCGAGCGCATGGGCACCATCGGATACGCGCGCGGCTACGTCGTCTACGTAATTCTGGCGCTGATCAGTCTGCTCTTCACTGTCCTGCTCTACACGACACGTAAGGGCGTGGCCATCCATACCTCCCCCGTGCGCGTCGCGCCCCATCGAGTGAAATAA
- the narI gene encoding respiratory nitrate reductase subunit gamma — translation MDYLNNLLFGYYPYIAGTVFLVGSVVRFDMSQYTWKTNSSQIVDNTPRFRLGNNLFHVGILFLFFGHLVGLLMPHALYPYLGMTAGSKQVIAMVTGGLFGLFAAVGGAILLLRRLTNPRVRAQSSQMDIPILIILYVQLLLGLLTIPFSAAHLDGSMMIVLSDWAQRIVTFQPGAATLVAGVPWIYKIHLFLGLTVFLLFPFTRLVHIWSAPVWYLGRRYQIVRKRQA, via the coding sequence ATGGACTATCTAAACAACTTGCTGTTCGGTTACTACCCCTACATCGCCGGCACGGTATTTCTGGTAGGCAGTGTCGTGCGATTCGACATGAGTCAATACACCTGGAAAACCAACTCCAGCCAGATCGTGGACAACACGCCCCGCTTCCGGTTGGGCAACAATCTGTTTCACGTTGGCATCCTGTTCCTGTTCTTCGGGCACCTCGTCGGCCTGCTGATGCCGCATGCTCTTTATCCTTATCTCGGCATGACTGCAGGCTCCAAACAAGTGATCGCGATGGTCACCGGCGGGCTGTTCGGACTGTTCGCTGCGGTCGGCGGCGCAATCCTACTCCTGCGCCGTCTCACCAATCCTCGGGTACGCGCTCAAAGCTCGCAGATGGACATCCCCATTCTCATCATCCTCTACGTGCAACTGCTACTCGGCCTGCTCACCATCCCGTTCTCGGCCGCGCATCTGGACGGGTCGATGATGATCGTGCTCAGCGACTGGGCGCAGCGCATCGTCACCTTCCAGCCCGGTGCCGCCACACTCGTGGCCGGCGTCCCCTGGATCTATAAAATCCACCTGTTCCTCGGCTTGACCGTCTTCCTATTGTTCCCCTTCACGCGTTTGGTACACATCTGGAGCGCACCGGTCTGGTACCTCGGCCGCCGTTACCAGATCGTACGCAAACGCCAGGCCTGA
- a CDS encoding Crp/Fnr family transcriptional regulator: MIENLQEVGLFATLDQRQIDVLARHTHRHKLERDEPLFHAGAPAAEFFLLRTGRIKLFMLSRQGEEKVMSIVSPGGTFAEGIAFMEQAVYPVSAQSLEASEVWAVDAATFRGLLLDAPSTCIALLAQQTRRIQGLLAEVEAQTLESAHYRLIAYLLALAESGDALQLPASKSVVAAHLAIKPETLSRLLGELQRRGLIEMHARSLRLLDVPGLRTLAAAPNLHD; this comes from the coding sequence ATGATCGAAAACCTGCAAGAAGTGGGTCTGTTCGCCACGCTGGATCAACGGCAAATCGACGTGCTGGCGCGTCACACGCATCGCCATAAACTTGAACGCGACGAGCCGCTGTTCCATGCCGGCGCCCCGGCGGCGGAATTTTTTCTGTTGCGCACCGGACGCATCAAGCTATTCATGCTCTCGCGCCAGGGCGAAGAAAAGGTTATGAGCATCGTATCGCCTGGCGGCACCTTCGCCGAGGGTATCGCCTTCATGGAGCAGGCCGTTTACCCAGTCAGCGCCCAGTCCCTCGAAGCCAGTGAAGTCTGGGCTGTCGATGCTGCAACATTCCGCGGCCTCCTGCTCGATGCGCCATCGACCTGCATTGCCCTGCTCGCGCAACAGACGCGGCGTATCCAGGGTCTGCTGGCCGAAGTCGAGGCGCAGACGCTCGAAAGTGCGCACTATCGGCTGATCGCCTACCTGCTAGCACTCGCGGAATCCGGCGACGCCCTTCAACTCCCGGCCTCCAAATCCGTGGTCGCCGCGCACCTCGCCATCAAGCCGGAAACACTCTCGCGACTGCTCGGCGAACTGCAGCGCCGCGGCCTGATCGAAATGCACGCTCGCAGCCTCCGCCTGCTTGATGTGCCAGGGCTCAGAACACTCGCAGCCGCACCCAACCTGCACGACTGA
- a CDS encoding hemerythrin domain-containing protein: MKFPSPAASFDDPLGLLRDCHQRMEGFCETLERLQVHVRAHGVDDEARAAIARIQAYFNHAALHHHADEEADLLPLLHLRAVTHEAQMAVTGWAARIDTDHRALAASWAKLRDELTALTDGHRTGPSESAAFVAMTRAHYRFEDESVFPLASTLLTADDRVALGQSMARRRRAGLAENV; encoded by the coding sequence ATGAAATTCCCTTCTCCGGCCGCCAGCTTTGACGATCCACTGGGATTGCTGAGAGATTGCCATCAGCGTATGGAGGGTTTTTGCGAGACTCTGGAGCGCTTGCAGGTACATGTGCGGGCGCACGGTGTCGATGACGAAGCGCGAGCCGCCATCGCGCGAATTCAGGCCTATTTCAACCACGCCGCGCTGCATCATCACGCCGATGAAGAGGCTGATCTATTGCCCTTGCTGCATTTGCGCGCAGTGACGCACGAGGCGCAGATGGCGGTGACGGGTTGGGCTGCGCGTATCGATACAGATCATCGGGCCCTGGCGGCGTCCTGGGCAAAGTTGCGCGATGAATTGACGGCGTTGACCGATGGTCATCGCACTGGCCCATCTGAGTCCGCGGCATTCGTCGCCATGACACGGGCGCATTATCGTTTCGAGGACGAGTCTGTATTTCCGCTGGCGAGCACGCTGCTGACGGCTGATGATCGCGTGGCGCTGGGGCAGAGTATGGCACGCCGGCGCCGTGCCGGCCTTGCGGAGAATGTCTGA
- a CDS encoding hemerythrin domain-containing protein: MNVPENQAHCVRKPALLLPAGYESFNRTPDFDRYTMPPGLAESHRTTRGVWAEIVIEHGNLRYEWLDGSGEHWQLAAGEIGVIPADLPHRVEPMSDDTRFYLRLYREARLQGDRASASCKALRYPLDLRQFPRPLREHELFAAFDALSPGQSLSFVDDRDTRALLEHFAASRRHRFLWLPQANTIGRWAVCLYRREPLSSPRVGEVLQADHARIDELLDIATEQMAAGQRGGESLDDLIWGLRRHIRFEEQRFFPLFLSCGGAEPPIRVMLAEHGAIETYLCRLENAPEDAKALAELRQLLGQHNFKEEGVLYPMLNAYLEGRDEPLVEDLFASL, encoded by the coding sequence ATGAACGTTCCCGAGAATCAGGCGCACTGTGTGCGCAAGCCGGCGCTGTTATTACCCGCCGGATATGAATCATTCAACCGGACACCCGATTTTGACCGCTATACGATGCCGCCAGGATTGGCTGAGTCGCATCGCACCACGCGAGGCGTTTGGGCTGAAATCGTGATCGAACACGGCAATCTGCGTTACGAGTGGCTCGACGGTTCCGGCGAGCATTGGCAGCTCGCAGCCGGCGAGATCGGTGTGATTCCCGCAGATTTGCCGCATCGGGTCGAACCGATGAGCGATGACACGCGCTTTTACCTGCGCCTGTATCGAGAGGCGCGGCTGCAGGGGGATAGAGCGTCGGCTTCGTGCAAGGCCCTGCGGTATCCGCTGGACTTGCGCCAGTTCCCACGGCCGCTCCGCGAGCATGAATTATTCGCCGCATTTGACGCGTTGTCGCCGGGGCAGTCGCTGTCGTTCGTCGATGACCGAGACACGCGTGCGTTACTTGAGCACTTCGCCGCGTCGCGTCGGCACCGTTTTTTATGGTTGCCGCAGGCCAATACGATCGGTCGCTGGGCAGTTTGCCTGTATCGGCGCGAGCCGCTGTCGTCGCCTCGCGTGGGCGAGGTGTTACAGGCGGACCATGCGCGTATCGACGAATTGCTCGATATCGCCACGGAACAAATGGCGGCCGGCCAGCGCGGCGGTGAGTCGCTGGATGATTTGATCTGGGGGCTGCGTCGACATATCCGTTTCGAGGAGCAGCGATTTTTCCCGTTGTTTCTGAGCTGCGGTGGCGCCGAGCCGCCGATTCGGGTGATGCTCGCGGAGCATGGTGCCATTGAGACGTATTTGTGTCGTTTGGAGAATGCACCTGAGGATGCCAAGGCGTTGGCTGAGCTTCGTCAGCTGCTCGGACAGCATAATTTTAAAGAGGAAGGCGTGCTCTACCCCATGCTCAATGCCTATCTTGAGGGGCGCGATGAGCCGCTGGTCGAGGATCTCTTCGCCAGTCTGTGA
- the narH gene encoding nitrate reductase subunit beta: MRVRAQIGMVLNLDKCIGCHTCSITCKNVWTSREGVEYAWFNNVETKPGIGYPKEWENQSRWNGGWRRTRSTGKLIPRIGNKWRVLAQVFANPDLPQIEDYYEPFNFDYQRLHNAPESKAQPTAKPYSALTGKPMDKIEWGPNWEEILGGEFEKRAKDYNFRNMEKEIYGQFENTFMMYLPRLCEHCLNPTCVASCPSGAIYKREEDGIVLIDQDKCRGWRMCISGCPYKKIYYNWQSGKSEKCIFCYPRIEAGQPTICSETCVGRIRYLGVVLYDADRIKHAASQANEQDLYQAQLDIFLDPNDPAVIAQARRDGVPESWLEAARQSPVYKMAIDWKVAFPLHPEYRTLPMVWYIPPLSSISAAVDQGQIGFDGAIPDVKSLRIPIQYLANLLTAGDTAPVQHALERMLAMRIYKRSQTVDGVTRTDVLDQVGLSQTQLDEMYRIMAIANYEDRFVVPGGHREISTDDAYGERSGCGFSFGDGCNTSGVTPTNLFGSKNPRRRKFPVPVVAETIDHKDAT, encoded by the coding sequence ATGAGAGTACGCGCTCAGATCGGCATGGTCCTGAATCTGGACAAATGCATCGGCTGTCACACCTGTTCGATCACCTGCAAGAATGTCTGGACCTCGCGCGAGGGTGTGGAATACGCCTGGTTCAACAACGTTGAAACCAAGCCCGGCATCGGCTATCCCAAGGAATGGGAAAATCAGTCGCGCTGGAATGGTGGCTGGCGGCGCACCCGGAGTACGGGAAAATTGATTCCCCGCATCGGCAATAAGTGGCGCGTACTCGCGCAGGTCTTCGCCAATCCAGACCTGCCGCAGATCGAAGATTATTACGAGCCCTTCAATTTCGATTACCAGCGCCTGCACAACGCCCCGGAATCCAAGGCTCAGCCCACCGCGAAACCCTATTCGGCGCTGACCGGAAAACCCATGGACAAGATCGAATGGGGGCCGAATTGGGAAGAAATCCTGGGGGGTGAGTTCGAGAAACGCGCCAAGGATTACAACTTCCGAAATATGGAAAAAGAAATCTACGGGCAATTCGAAAACACCTTCATGATGTATCTGCCCAGACTCTGTGAGCACTGCCTCAATCCGACCTGCGTGGCAAGCTGTCCATCCGGTGCCATCTATAAGCGTGAAGAGGACGGCATCGTCCTGATCGATCAGGACAAATGCCGCGGTTGGCGCATGTGTATTTCTGGCTGCCCTTACAAAAAAATCTATTACAACTGGCAATCGGGGAAATCCGAAAAATGCATTTTCTGTTACCCACGCATCGAGGCGGGGCAACCGACCATCTGTTCGGAAACCTGTGTCGGACGTATCCGCTATCTCGGCGTGGTGCTCTACGACGCGGACCGAATCAAGCACGCCGCCTCGCAGGCAAATGAACAGGATCTCTATCAGGCTCAGCTCGATATATTCCTGGATCCCAACGATCCCGCTGTTATCGCGCAGGCACGCAGGGACGGTGTACCCGAATCCTGGTTGGAAGCCGCGCGCCAATCTCCCGTATACAAAATGGCCATCGACTGGAAGGTCGCCTTCCCGCTACACCCCGAATACCGCACGCTGCCCATGGTCTGGTACATCCCGCCGTTATCGTCGATCAGCGCCGCGGTGGATCAGGGACAGATCGGCTTCGACGGCGCCATTCCCGATGTCAAATCACTGCGTATCCCGATCCAGTATCTGGCCAATCTGCTCACCGCCGGCGACACGGCACCGGTGCAACATGCCCTCGAACGCATGCTCGCCATGCGCATCTACAAGCGCAGCCAAACCGTGGATGGCGTCACCCGCACCGATGTGCTCGACCAGGTGGGTCTGAGTCAGACACAGCTCGATGAAATGTATCGGATCATGGCGATCGCCAACTACGAAGACCGCTTCGTGGTCCCTGGCGGCCACCGCGAGATTTCCACCGACGACGCCTACGGCGAACGCAGCGGCTGCGGTTTCAGCTTCGGCGACGGCTGCAACACCAGCGGCGTTACCCCAACCAATCTATTCGGTTCCAAGAACCCGCGCCGTCGCAAATTTCCGGTGCCCGTAGTCGCGGAAACGATCGATCACAAGGATGCGACCTAA